In Aestuariibaculum lutulentum, one DNA window encodes the following:
- a CDS encoding acetyl-CoA carboxylase carboxyltransferase subunit alpha, whose protein sequence is MEYLEFELPIKELEEQLQKCRIIGEESEVDVTETCKNIESKLKETQKDIYKNLTPWQRVQLSRHPNRPYTLDYIRAICGDTFLELHGDRSFKDDKAMIGGLGKIGDQSFMFIGQQKGYNTKTRQYRNFGMANPEGYRKALRLMKSAEKFGIPVVTLLDTPGAYPGLEAEERGQGEAIARNILEMTRLKVPVITIVIGEGASGGALGIGVGDVVLMLENTWYSVISPESCSSILWHSWEYKEQAAEALKLTASDMKKLKLVDEIIKEPLGGAHRDREKTFTTVSNTIVKFYEELKNLSPDELVSKRMDKYSNMGVFKD, encoded by the coding sequence ATGGAATATTTAGAATTTGAACTCCCTATAAAAGAATTAGAAGAGCAACTTCAAAAATGTAGAATCATTGGAGAAGAAAGCGAAGTAGATGTTACAGAAACCTGTAAGAACATCGAAAGTAAATTAAAGGAAACTCAAAAAGACATCTATAAAAACTTAACACCATGGCAGCGTGTTCAGTTATCACGTCACCCAAACAGACCATATACTTTAGATTATATTAGAGCTATTTGTGGAGATACATTTTTAGAACTTCATGGAGACAGAAGCTTTAAAGATGATAAAGCGATGATTGGTGGTTTAGGTAAAATTGGTGATCAAAGTTTTATGTTCATTGGTCAGCAAAAAGGTTATAATACCAAAACCCGTCAATATAGAAATTTCGGTATGGCTAATCCTGAGGGTTACCGTAAAGCACTTCGTTTAATGAAGTCTGCTGAAAAATTCGGAATTCCTGTTGTTACGTTATTAGATACACCTGGTGCTTATCCTGGTTTAGAAGCAGAAGAGCGTGGGCAAGGAGAAGCGATTGCCAGAAACATTTTAGAAATGACTCGCTTAAAAGTGCCAGTAATTACTATTGTAATTGGTGAAGGTGCTTCAGGTGGAGCATTAGGTATTGGTGTTGGAGACGTTGTTTTAATGTTAGAGAACACTTGGTATTCTGTAATTTCTCCTGAGTCTTGTTCATCAATCTTATGGCATAGCTGGGAATATAAAGAACAAGCAGCTGAAGCTTTAAAATTAACAGCTAGCGATATGAAAAAATTAAAGCTGGTTGATGAAATTATCAAGGAACCTCTAGGAGGTGCTCACAGAGATAGAGAAAAGACTTTTACAACTGTTAGTAATACTATCGTTAAGTTTTATGAAGAGCTTAAAAACTTATCACCAGATGAATTAGTTTCTAAGCGTATGGATAAATATTCTAACATGGGTGTATTCAAAGATTAA
- a CDS encoding LptF/LptG family permease — translation MKILDWYILKRYLFTFFMMLLLFIPIGITVHLAEKIGKILENEVPIGEVLLYFLDFTIYFAHLLFPLFLFLSVIWFTSKLANNTEVIAFLSSGVSFYRFLRPYMIGATIVGILSIVLGLYLAPKASQGFNDFSYKYFKKGKSAYEGANVDLFRQINDNEIIYVSSFDVKNKNGSNFTLEHFENNKLTYKISANSIRYIEEDTTYRLVNYVKRTIGENNDILEEIERKKDTLFPFKVDDLTPEIYAAEVKPYGELKRFIAKEEARGSSNVGRFKLVLYKKWSLPVSVFILTIIAVAVSSMKRRGGMGVNLAIGICIAMVFVFFDKIFGVMAEQSDFSPIVAAWFPNVVFGVLSIFLLQKAKR, via the coding sequence GTGAAAATATTAGATTGGTACATTTTAAAACGTTATTTGTTTACATTTTTTATGATGCTTTTGCTGTTTATACCTATTGGTATAACGGTGCATTTAGCTGAAAAAATTGGAAAAATTTTAGAAAATGAAGTGCCTATCGGAGAAGTGCTTTTATACTTTTTAGATTTTACCATCTATTTTGCCCACTTACTTTTTCCTTTGTTTTTATTCTTGTCTGTAATTTGGTTTACTTCCAAGTTGGCGAATAACACCGAGGTGATTGCTTTTTTAAGTTCCGGAGTGTCTTTTTACAGGTTTTTACGCCCGTATATGATTGGGGCAACTATAGTTGGTATTCTGTCTATAGTATTAGGTTTGTATTTAGCACCTAAGGCTAGTCAAGGATTTAATGACTTTTCATATAAATACTTTAAGAAAGGTAAGAGTGCCTATGAAGGAGCTAATGTAGATTTGTTTAGACAAATCAACGATAACGAAATTATCTACGTTAGTAGTTTCGATGTTAAAAACAAAAATGGAAGCAATTTCACCTTAGAGCATTTTGAAAACAATAAGTTGACCTATAAAATTAGTGCTAATAGTATTCGATATATTGAAGAGGATACCACTTACAGATTAGTGAATTACGTTAAACGTACTATTGGTGAAAACAACGATATTCTTGAAGAAATAGAAAGAAAAAAGGATACCTTATTTCCATTTAAAGTAGATGATTTAACACCTGAAATTTATGCAGCCGAGGTAAAGCCCTATGGCGAATTAAAACGATTTATAGCAAAAGAAGAGGCCAGAGGGTCTTCTAATGTCGGGCGTTTTAAACTTGTATTGTATAAAAAATGGAGTTTACCAGTATCTGTGTTTATATTAACTATTATAGCAGTGGCTGTGTCTTCTATGAAACGCCGAGGAGGAATGGGAGTTAATCTGGCAATTGGTATTTGTATTGCTATGGTTTTTGTCTTTTTCGATAAGATTTTCGGAGTTATGGCAGAGCAGTCCGATTTCTCACCAATAGTCGCGGCGTGGTTTCCTAATGTGGTGTTTGGCGTGTTGTCTATTTTCCTTTTGCAAAAGGCAAAACGTTAA
- the tgt gene encoding tRNA guanosine(34) transglycosylase Tgt, with the protein MQFELKAKDPQSQARAGKITTDHGVIETPIFMPVGTVASVKGVHQRELKNDINPDIILGNTYHLYLRPQTPILEKAGGLHKFMNWDRNILTDSGGYQVYSLSSNRKIKEEGVKFKSHIDGSYHTFTPENVMEIQRTIGADIIMAFDECTPYPCDYNYAKRSMHMTHRWLDRCINHLEKTPLKYGYDQAFFPIVQGSTYKDLRRQSAEYIANAGAVGNAIGGLSVGEPAEEMYAMTEVVTEILPEDKPRYLMGVGTPINILENIALGIDMFDCVMPTRNARNGMLFTAHGTINIKNKKWEADFSPIDEMGITFVDTEYSKAYLRHLFSVNEYLGKQIATIHNLGFYLWLVREARKHILAGDFRTWKDQMVKQMDKRL; encoded by the coding sequence ATGCAATTTGAATTAAAAGCAAAAGATCCGCAAAGTCAGGCAAGAGCGGGAAAAATAACAACCGATCACGGGGTAATTGAAACTCCTATTTTTATGCCTGTAGGTACGGTAGCATCAGTAAAAGGGGTGCATCAGCGAGAGTTAAAAAATGATATCAACCCGGATATTATTTTGGGGAATACGTATCATTTATATTTGCGTCCGCAAACGCCTATTTTAGAAAAAGCAGGCGGATTGCATAAGTTCATGAACTGGGATCGTAATATTTTAACCGACTCTGGCGGATACCAGGTGTACTCATTATCTTCTAACCGAAAAATTAAGGAAGAAGGAGTTAAGTTTAAATCGCATATAGACGGTAGTTATCATACATTCACTCCAGAAAATGTTATGGAAATTCAACGTACCATTGGTGCCGATATTATCATGGCTTTCGATGAATGTACGCCGTATCCTTGTGATTATAACTATGCAAAACGCTCTATGCATATGACACACCGTTGGCTGGATCGTTGCATTAATCATTTAGAAAAAACGCCATTAAAATATGGTTACGATCAGGCCTTTTTTCCAATTGTTCAAGGAAGTACTTATAAAGATTTAAGACGCCAGTCGGCTGAATACATTGCCAATGCAGGAGCTGTGGGTAATGCTATTGGAGGACTTTCGGTAGGAGAGCCAGCAGAAGAAATGTATGCCATGACCGAAGTGGTTACCGAAATTCTTCCGGAAGACAAACCACGTTATTTAATGGGAGTTGGTACGCCAATCAATATTTTGGAAAATATTGCGTTAGGTATAGATATGTTCGACTGCGTGATGCCAACACGTAATGCAAGAAATGGTATGTTATTTACGGCACATGGAACCATAAATATTAAAAATAAAAAGTGGGAAGCCGATTTTTCACCAATCGATGAGATGGGCATCACTTTTGTTGATACCGAATATTCTAAAGCGTATTTACGTCATTTGTTTTCGGTTAACGAATATTTGGGAAAACAAATTGCAACAATCCATAATTTAGGATTTTATTTATGGTTGGTTCGCGAGGCAAGAAAACATATATTAGCAGGAGATTTTAGAACTTGGAAAGACCAAATGGTAAAACAAATGGATAAACGTTTGTAA
- a CDS encoding outer membrane beta-barrel protein produces MKKSLFFLLLLTSMSITAFAQSIPGFGIKGGLNYNANGDYFESISNNYEHPDRNVGLHIGLFGKVGNQIFFKPEVVYTSTKSDYNDDSFKMQKLDVPLLVGVKVIGPLNVFAGPAFQYILDTEFENITINDVDNDLTVGLNFGIGVNFKKVGLDLRYERGFSENEATFLDNNGISTNRIDTRPDQLILSLSLLI; encoded by the coding sequence ATGAAAAAGAGCCTGTTTTTTTTATTACTGTTAACTTCAATGTCCATTACTGCCTTTGCGCAATCTATTCCCGGATTTGGTATTAAAGGTGGATTAAACTACAACGCTAACGGTGATTATTTTGAATCGATTAGCAACAACTATGAACATCCTGATAGAAATGTAGGACTCCATATTGGTTTATTTGGTAAAGTTGGAAATCAAATTTTCTTTAAACCTGAAGTTGTTTATACCAGCACTAAAAGTGATTATAATGACGATAGTTTTAAAATGCAGAAACTAGATGTGCCTTTATTGGTTGGTGTAAAAGTTATTGGCCCTTTAAACGTATTTGCCGGACCAGCATTTCAGTATATTTTAGACACTGAATTTGAAAACATTACCATTAACGATGTAGACAACGATTTAACGGTTGGATTGAACTTTGGTATTGGAGTTAACTTCAAAAAAGTTGGGCTTGACTTACGTTATGAAAGAGGATTTAGCGAAAACGAAGCCACTTTCTTAGACAATAATGGCATTAGCACCAATAGAATTGACACCAGACCAGACCAGTTAATTTTAAGTTTATCTTTATTAATATAA
- a CDS encoding FKBP-type peptidyl-prolyl cis-trans isomerase, which translates to MKFKNLSLLALCLAIGFVSCKKDDESEVTVVPPRDRTEQQAADMDSLQKYLQSHYYNKAEIEAALPNIGINDIKILELTGDETVPDGYELLETAVGAPIDTTYADTEYQYYVLKINQGGGYNSPTVADDIQILYEGFTLGDVVFDSKYYPDSNPLDLTSLIPGWRFVIPKYNVSESFADNGDGTVSFSNSGVGVMFLPSGLAYFSSATGSIAAYSPLVFKFELLQMGQNDHDGDGVPTYLEGLTVNTDEDTYADAYGYLYPRYDYIDTDDDGDGVLTKNEITVRTVKGASVEVVKSEPLDADEVLLNYIAKNSEGEFVGTVIKLYDTNANEIPDYLESDIKINYSL; encoded by the coding sequence ATGAAATTTAAAAATTTAAGTTTGCTGGCCTTGTGTTTGGCTATTGGTTTTGTGTCTTGTAAAAAAGATGATGAATCTGAAGTTACCGTAGTACCTCCTAGAGATCGCACAGAACAACAGGCAGCAGACATGGATTCTTTACAGAAGTATTTACAAAGTCATTATTATAACAAAGCCGAAATTGAGGCTGCTCTACCAAATATAGGTATTAATGATATTAAAATTTTAGAGCTAACAGGAGATGAGACGGTGCCTGATGGTTACGAGTTATTAGAAACTGCTGTTGGAGCTCCAATAGATACTACTTACGCCGATACAGAATACCAGTATTACGTACTTAAAATAAATCAAGGTGGAGGGTATAATTCTCCAACTGTGGCTGATGATATTCAAATTTTATATGAAGGGTTTACTTTAGGAGATGTTGTTTTTGATAGTAAATATTATCCGGATAGTAATCCTCTGGATTTAACAAGTTTAATTCCGGGATGGCGTTTTGTGATTCCTAAGTACAACGTTTCAGAAAGTTTTGCCGATAATGGTGACGGTACTGTAAGTTTTAGTAATTCTGGAGTAGGTGTTATGTTTTTACCATCAGGATTAGCCTATTTCTCAAGCGCTACTGGTAGTATAGCAGCTTATTCGCCTTTAGTGTTTAAATTTGAGTTGTTACAAATGGGACAAAATGACCATGATGGAGATGGTGTGCCAACATATTTAGAAGGTCTTACTGTGAATACAGATGAAGATACCTATGCCGATGCCTATGGGTATTTATATCCGCGTTATGATTATATAGATACTGATGATGATGGAGACGGTGTGCTAACGAAAAACGAAATTACAGTAAGAACAGTTAAAGGAGCTTCTGTTGAAGTCGTTAAATCTGAACCATTAGATGCTGATGAAGTGTTACTAAATTACATAGCAAAAAATAGTGAAGGGGAATTTGTAGGAACCGTAATTAAACTTTACGATACAAACGCTAATGAGATTCCTGATTATTTAGAATCGGATATTAAAATAAATTATAGCCTATAA
- a CDS encoding RNA-binding S4 domain-containing protein → MRIDKYLWCVRYYKTRSIATTACKKGQVKVNGDVVKPSREVYATDVIELRKDQINYKLKVNDIPESRVGAKLVDIYRTDITPKEQFEAQELLKFAKDYYRKKGVGRPTKKDRRDIDDFTNENE, encoded by the coding sequence ATGCGAATTGATAAGTACTTATGGTGTGTGAGATATTACAAAACACGAAGCATTGCCACAACGGCTTGTAAAAAAGGCCAGGTTAAGGTAAATGGCGATGTTGTAAAACCCAGCAGGGAGGTTTATGCAACAGATGTTATTGAATTAAGAAAAGACCAGATAAACTATAAATTAAAAGTCAACGACATTCCTGAAAGTCGGGTTGGTGCTAAACTGGTGGACATTTACAGAACAGATATTACACCTAAAGAGCAATTTGAAGCTCAGGAATTATTAAAATTCGCCAAAGACTATTACAGAAAAAAAGGTGTTGGACGACCTACAAAAAAAGATAGACGCGATATTGATGATTTTACAAACGAAAATGAGTAA
- a CDS encoding phosphoribosyltransferase family protein, which yields MDVTNNVILNHDEINHKIRRIAFQIYESNVYETEVILAGIDRNGYIFAEKLKAILEDISDINVILCKVSIDKKQPQNNIKTSLSTEEYENKSLVLVDDVLNSGTTLIYGVKHFLDVPLKRFKTAVLINRNHKKYPVKADFKGISLSTSLHEHVNVVLEGNQFEATLE from the coding sequence ATGGACGTTACAAACAACGTGATATTAAACCACGACGAAATCAATCATAAAATAAGACGTATTGCATTTCAAATTTATGAAAGCAACGTTTATGAAACCGAAGTTATTTTAGCCGGAATCGATCGTAATGGGTATATTTTTGCAGAAAAGTTAAAAGCCATCTTAGAGGATATTTCAGATATTAATGTGATTTTATGCAAAGTTAGTATCGATAAAAAACAACCTCAAAATAATATAAAAACATCTTTAAGTACTGAAGAATATGAAAACAAATCTTTAGTACTTGTTGATGATGTTTTAAACTCAGGCACCACTTTAATTTATGGTGTAAAACACTTTTTAGATGTTCCGCTTAAGCGTTTTAAAACCGCTGTTTTAATAAATAGAAACCATAAAAAATATCCTGTAAAAGCAGATTTTAAAGGTATTTCTTTGTCTACTTCATTACACGAGCATGTTAATGTGGTATTGGAAGGCAATCAATTTGAAGCTACTTTAGAGTAG
- a CDS encoding shikimate kinase — translation MILILVGYMASGKSTIGRILAEKLNYDFLDLDDYIEEQEQNSIKTIFQIKGEIYFRKVETKYLRELLDSESNLILSLGGGTPCYSNNMDLILKADNVKSVYLKASIPTLVNRLKGEKGKRPLVAHIETDEELTEFIGKHLFERSPFYSQANIVLPTDNKTTSEIIEELNLKLL, via the coding sequence ATGATTTTAATTTTAGTTGGATATATGGCTTCTGGAAAGTCCACTATAGGTAGGATTTTAGCCGAAAAATTAAACTACGACTTTTTAGATTTAGACGATTACATTGAAGAACAGGAACAAAATTCAATAAAAACTATATTTCAAATTAAGGGAGAAATCTATTTTAGAAAGGTTGAAACTAAATATTTAAGGGAACTTTTAGATAGTGAATCCAATTTGATTTTATCCCTTGGGGGTGGTACTCCGTGTTATAGTAATAATATGGATCTTATTTTAAAAGCCGATAATGTGAAAAGTGTTTATTTAAAAGCTTCCATTCCAACCTTGGTAAACCGTTTAAAAGGAGAAAAGGGAAAACGCCCTTTAGTGGCTCATATAGAAACTGATGAGGAGTTAACTGAATTTATTGGAAAACATTTGTTCGAGCGTTCACCATTTTACAGTCAGGCGAATATTGTGTTGCCAACCGATAATAAAACGACTTCTGAAATAATAGAAGAACTAAATTTGAAGCTACTCTAA
- a CDS encoding glycoside hydrolase family 3 protein: MKKIVIASVVILSVFHLAFAQKYPYQNSNIPVEERLTDLLSRMSLEEKVRQMDMYKGEFFKDGEDFSKSKTNEKIGDLGVGAIHDIYPRSAKMINDLQKNVIKNNRWGIPALIMCEMLHGYLDEGSTAFPMNIGLGATWDTELMEKVGEVIGSEARAHGVHFGLGPVLGIGREPRWGRVAETFGEDTYLAGELGLAMVKGIQGDTLASDRSIIAEPKHFAVHSYPQAGGNSSPVIVGERTAREDFLPTFEKVYKQGGALGAMCAYSELDGIPCAANHWLLTEVLRKEWNFKGIVVSDLGAIKYIQTTHYVADSPKESIRQAVSAGVDMHFYDFSNEFWQETIAELVKEGALSMEDIDRAAGGVLRLKFLLGLFDNPYTEKGLIEARFHSKENQEVALEAGRKSISLLKNQGNLLPLSKDLKTIAVIGPNADASRLGGYSVKNKVATTVLEGIKSVIGKNTEVLYEEGVPLIVKGQIIPSKYLFTPDGKQNGLKGEYFNNRKAEGEPVLTRIDNELQFDWPWNPGEGVNDDDFSIRWTGYIQSDTSFDGWIGLSSDDGIRMWIDDQLVIDNWTKGATSIVTTPKNIEAGKKYKVRIEMWEGGWGARAHLRWNLEKINLQPAVDIAKQADVAIVVLGESRELVEENRDVATLDLHGMQQELIEAIQKTGTPVVCVLLNGRPLSINWINENVPAILEAWFPGEAGGRAVADVLFGDYNPGGRLPISFPKSVGQLPIYYNQKPSAIHRYVSESENPLYTFGYGLSYTTFEYSNLKLSSDKIDVDGNITVSVDVKNTGDYDGDEVVQLYINDVYSSVTTPHKTLKGFKRVFIKQGETKHLEFELTSDELAIWNRDMKRVVEPGAFEVMVGGNSKDVLKVKFNVVE; encoded by the coding sequence ATGAAAAAGATAGTAATAGCATCAGTAGTTATTTTAAGTGTATTCCATTTAGCGTTTGCTCAAAAATATCCCTACCAGAATTCAAATATACCTGTTGAAGAACGCTTAACAGATTTGTTAAGTCGCATGAGTCTGGAGGAAAAAGTTCGCCAAATGGATATGTACAAAGGCGAATTTTTTAAAGATGGAGAAGATTTTTCAAAATCCAAAACTAATGAAAAAATTGGAGATTTGGGAGTTGGTGCTATTCATGATATTTATCCGAGGTCGGCTAAAATGATTAATGATCTTCAGAAGAATGTTATTAAAAATAACCGCTGGGGTATTCCGGCACTAATTATGTGTGAAATGTTGCACGGGTATTTAGATGAAGGCAGTACGGCGTTTCCAATGAATATTGGTCTTGGTGCTACCTGGGATACAGAACTAATGGAAAAGGTTGGTGAGGTTATTGGAAGTGAAGCTCGTGCTCACGGAGTGCATTTTGGTTTAGGTCCAGTTTTAGGTATTGGCAGAGAGCCAAGATGGGGACGCGTGGCAGAAACGTTTGGAGAGGATACTTATTTGGCAGGAGAACTGGGATTAGCCATGGTAAAAGGAATTCAAGGCGATACATTAGCTTCAGATCGTTCTATTATTGCAGAACCTAAGCATTTTGCTGTGCATAGTTATCCGCAGGCAGGAGGTAATTCATCACCTGTAATTGTAGGTGAGCGCACAGCGCGGGAAGATTTTTTGCCAACGTTTGAAAAGGTTTATAAGCAAGGAGGTGCTCTTGGAGCTATGTGTGCTTATTCAGAATTAGATGGAATACCTTGTGCAGCTAATCATTGGTTATTGACTGAAGTGTTGAGGAAAGAGTGGAATTTTAAAGGTATTGTAGTTTCAGACTTAGGAGCAATTAAATATATTCAAACCACACATTATGTTGCAGATTCTCCCAAAGAAAGTATCCGTCAGGCAGTTTCTGCAGGTGTAGATATGCATTTCTACGATTTTTCAAATGAGTTCTGGCAGGAAACTATTGCAGAACTTGTTAAGGAAGGCGCATTATCGATGGAAGATATAGATCGTGCAGCAGGTGGTGTGTTAAGGCTTAAATTTTTATTAGGATTATTTGATAACCCTTATACTGAAAAAGGGTTAATTGAAGCACGCTTCCATTCAAAGGAAAATCAGGAAGTTGCTTTGGAAGCAGGAAGAAAATCTATTAGTTTATTAAAAAATCAAGGCAACTTATTGCCATTGAGTAAGGATTTAAAAACGATTGCGGTTATTGGTCCTAATGCTGATGCATCGAGATTGGGAGGGTATTCAGTAAAGAATAAAGTGGCGACTACGGTATTGGAAGGTATTAAATCTGTAATTGGAAAAAACACCGAAGTACTTTATGAAGAAGGGGTGCCGCTTATCGTTAAAGGACAAATCATTCCATCAAAATATTTATTCACTCCTGATGGTAAACAAAATGGATTAAAAGGAGAGTATTTTAATAACAGAAAAGCAGAAGGAGAGCCGGTATTGACTCGCATTGATAATGAATTACAATTCGATTGGCCATGGAATCCGGGAGAAGGGGTTAATGATGATGATTTTTCAATTCGTTGGACAGGGTACATTCAATCCGATACTTCTTTTGATGGTTGGATTGGTTTAAGTTCAGACGATGGTATTCGCATGTGGATTGATGATCAGTTAGTCATTGATAACTGGACCAAGGGAGCTACAAGCATTGTAACAACACCTAAAAATATTGAAGCCGGTAAAAAGTACAAGGTTCGTATAGAAATGTGGGAAGGTGGCTGGGGAGCCAGAGCTCATTTACGCTGGAATTTGGAAAAAATAAATCTGCAGCCAGCCGTTGATATCGCCAAACAAGCCGATGTAGCTATTGTTGTTTTAGGTGAATCAAGAGAATTGGTTGAAGAAAATCGCGATGTTGCTACTTTAGATTTACACGGTATGCAGCAAGAATTAATTGAAGCGATTCAAAAAACAGGAACGCCTGTAGTTTGTGTTCTTTTAAATGGACGCCCGCTTTCAATAAATTGGATTAATGAAAATGTGCCAGCTATTTTAGAAGCTTGGTTTCCTGGAGAAGCAGGAGGTAGAGCTGTGGCTGATGTATTATTTGGTGATTACAATCCGGGAGGAAGGTTGCCGATTTCATTTCCTAAATCTGTAGGTCAGTTGCCAATATATTACAATCAAAAACCTTCAGCGATTCATAGATATGTTAGCGAAAGTGAAAATCCGTTATACACTTTTGGTTATGGGTTGAGTTATACAACTTTTGAGTATTCAAACTTAAAGTTGAGTTCAGATAAAATAGATGTTGATGGTAACATAACTGTATCGGTAGATGTTAAAAATACAGGAGATTATGACGGTGATGAAGTTGTACAGCTATATATTAATGATGTTTACAGTAGTGTGACCACACCTCATAAGACATTAAAAGGGTTTAAAAGAGTTTTTATAAAGCAAGGAGAAACCAAACATTTGGAATTTGAATTAACTTCAGATGAATTGGCTATTTGGAATCGAGATATGAAACGTGTTGTCGAGCCGGGAGCATTTGAAGTTATGGTTGGAGGAAATTCAAAAGATGTTTTAAAGGTTAAGTTTAACGTGGTAGAATAA
- a CDS encoding MerR family transcriptional regulator produces the protein MNKIRVNFSIKDLENLSGIKAHTIRIWEKRYNLLEPNRTDTNIRTYNTASLQKLLNIAYLNNNGFKVSKIADLAEDEISIKVKEIIAESNKDSFAINAFKMAMINFDQSLFDKTYNDLLEELTFEDIFYSVFLPLLNEIGLLWQTNTITPVHEHFISVLIKQKLLLSTEKLVNLENTSDSRTFVLFLPDNEIHDIGLLFVNYLLKSKGYHTIFLGPSVPTANLYELYEFFDNITFISYFTIFPEEDTIETYIKDFNELLLNENKSYLYLLGNKTINLNPSQLPEKVKVFKSIKNLVKEM, from the coding sequence ATGAACAAAATTCGCGTCAATTTCAGTATTAAAGATCTTGAAAACCTCTCAGGGATTAAAGCACATACCATTAGAATTTGGGAAAAACGCTATAATTTATTGGAACCCAACCGTACCGATACCAACATAAGAACTTATAATACGGCCAGCCTTCAAAAACTATTAAACATAGCTTACTTAAACAATAATGGTTTTAAAGTTTCAAAAATAGCAGACCTGGCTGAAGATGAGATCTCCATAAAAGTTAAAGAAATAATAGCCGAAAGCAACAAAGATAGTTTTGCCATAAATGCGTTTAAGATGGCTATGATTAACTTCGATCAGTCTTTATTTGACAAAACGTATAACGACCTATTAGAAGAACTTACTTTTGAAGACATATTTTACTCTGTATTTCTTCCTCTACTAAATGAAATTGGGTTACTATGGCAAACCAATACCATAACCCCGGTACACGAACATTTTATTTCGGTTCTTATTAAGCAGAAGTTATTACTTAGTACAGAGAAGTTGGTAAACCTTGAAAACACTTCCGACTCCAGAACATTTGTTCTCTTCCTTCCCGATAATGAAATTCATGATATTGGACTCCTTTTTGTTAATTACTTACTAAAAAGTAAAGGTTATCATACCATTTTTCTAGGGCCAAGCGTACCAACTGCTAACCTTTACGAACTATATGAATTTTTCGACAATATTACATTTATATCGTATTTTACTATCTTCCCGGAAGAAGATACAATTGAAACTTATATTAAAGATTTCAATGAATTATTATTAAATGAAAACAAATCTTATCTTTATTTACTTGGAAATAAAACCATTAACCTTAACCCTTCTCAATTACCCGAAAAGGTTAAAGTTTTTAAAAGCATAAAAAATTTAGTTAAAGAAATGTAA